The sequence CTTTGTTAACTGATTTCTAGGACAATACAAATACGCTAAAGCTGTATTTTGGCTAACATCTAGTTGTGTTAACTCATTGTTTTCACAAGTCAATTCTTCTAAAGCAAGATTTTTACTAACATCTAAATTCGCTAACGGGTTGTTAGAGCAAGCCAATTCTTTTAGATTTAGATTCTTACTGACATCTATACTTTTTAGTTGATTATCCTCAAGATAAAGTGTCTCTAATCCAGTCAAATATTCCATTCCAGTGCTATCTTCTATACCTCGGCTGCGTGCATCTAGTTTAGTTATTTTAGCTAATTCCTCGACAGTTACAGATTCATCAACATTTTTGTTCATTTTTTCTGCTACCGCTTTAGCTAAATTATCATCTGGAAAGTAATCATTATAAGTTTTGGTTCCTGCTTGGACAAGTTGATTTTTCAGGTTGTTATTCGTTGTTTTTTCTTTCGGTGTTTCTTTTAAATCTGTTTTTAGTAATTGATTTTCGGTTTTAGTTTCATTTGCGGTTGTGCTATCTGCTTTTACCATTGGTATCGGTAGGCTGCTTGTAACGGTGGCACTTAATGCAATTATTGTAAAAAATTTGGACAGTTTCATAGTTAGTTACTCCTTCAGTTGCTGTTGTTTTTAGTATATTCAGCAGTGTTCAAACAAAATATATATTAGCACGTGAAGATGAGATTTTATATAGAATTTACCAGGAAACACAAAATACCAGCTATTTTATGTCGAAATTGTTACGGATTACGACACAGTATAATTTTGGAACAATACTTAAAATAGTACATTCTTGAATAACAGTTACTACGCCTTTGTTTCAGCTGTTTTTATTTTGAAAACTAATCCGTGGATTTGTCTGTTTATAGTATAAATTTACCGAAGATAGATAAAAATCCCTTTTGTTCCTATATGGGATAAGTCATAATAATAGTACAAATTCGTTGTGAGGTTGATATATTATATAAAATAACTACACCTCCTCATAATTTCACATGAGTTTTTTTCAATGAAATCCTAAGCATTTTTAGCCTACTATTTCACTCTATATAGATGTATCTGGGAATTTAGTGAGTGAAAGATCTTCCTGAATTACAGGATACGAGTACCTATACAAGTATTTGCCAGAGCATCATCGAAGCATTGGATGAAAGTGAGGAACGACTCGCGCAATATATTCGCGAGTTCGGGAGCCAGGTGGATAGTTCGCCTTCCGCTAGAATTGATGCAGAAATCTTACAAGAAGCAATGGCCAAGGTTAGCCAGTTGCGGCGAAAAGAAGAAGATTTGCACCGGCAGTTGACGGCGCCCAACACGAAGCCAGATATGCAACAAGTCTATGCAGTGAAATCAAGAAGTGTTCATACCCAATTGCTGAAAGCCATCGAAAAAGAGAACATCCTAGAAAGATATTTAGCTTTTGAACAAAGCCATGGCCAGTTTTTTAGTGCGTTAGACGAACTCATTCGAGCAACCGGACGTGCGGTGCAAGAATTGCTACATCATGTGAGTTTTAACGACAAAACAGGCACTTACGCTGTGCCGAAAAGTGCGGCAAACAGCTTGTTGTCTATGAAAAGAGCACTCGATAACGCACGAAAAGAAAATGACAAAGACCCCTTTCCGAAAGCTTTTGAAGATTACACCGTGTTAGCTTATACTTATGTCAATGATCAAGGCGAAACCGTGACGATGTGGTTACTTGAAAAAGATGGAAAACGGGTAGAAAACAAGGAATTACAAGATTTCTTAGAAAAACATGGTCAGGAATTAGACCCACTTCTTTATACAAACCTTTCCGGAGAAGAACTCGAACGAAAAGTGAATGATTCTTGGAAAGAGGGTATCAACTATTTAAATGGTCAAAAAGTATCTGGATTTTCTGGAGCCACACTGCGGTCATCCGCTTATGTAGCTAGTATGAAAGATTGGACAGATGATGCCGGGTTGACGGATATGGCATTAGGTTTAGGATTTGGGATTGCAGCAGCTAGAAATAAGCCTGTGATTAAAGAGAAATTAAATCCTGCTGAAACGAAGCAAACGGTAAATGGTGAGAAATGGAATAATTATTTTAAAGAAAAATATGGTGCGGGGAATGTTCAATGGAAGCCTAACTCATTTGAGGATATTATAATAAATCCAGAAAGATTGTATGGAAGTACAAAAAAAGAAGTTAGGCAGATGTTGGGAGAAGGTTGGAAAGAGGAAACATATGGATCTGCAGGTAATGGTTGGAAATTTACTAATGAAGGAGATGGAATGGTGTTTTACCACCCTGGAGAGGGAATACACAAAGGATCCTATTATGGATTCTCATCAGGAGACACTGGTAAAGTAAAAATTGTTGGAAAAGATTATATAGATTTTTCAAAAGATAAAGCAACAATTATTAAATTTGGTGGTGAATAAAATTTGAAAAAGTTAACTGTAGGTGGAAAGTTTGATTGGTACATAGATACTTTAGAAAAAAGTGGTATGTTCATTTTGGAATTATCTAATGAGGAAATTGAAACGTTCATTTTTGAAGACTTCATAGTTGGAGTTACCTCTTTTTTTAGTAAAAACAATTTAAGTGAACTGAAAGCAAATGAAATAATTGATGAAGATATGGAAAAAAACGCGTATCTTCTTAGAGAAAAAGTACTAAAAATTGATAATACGAATTTGTGGAATATTAATAGCGTAAGACAAAGTTCAGAGTGGTTAGATATATTTAGAAGGTCTGATGAATTGAAGCGTCAACTTAAGGAAAGATGGTCTGATGAAGAAATAGAGTATTTGAAAACATTATAATGATTATATGTTAATAAATGAAATAACTTAAAGATTAACAACAGAACAATCTTTCCAATAATAGCTGTTTCTCTAAATATTTTATGTATGTATACAATTAATTTATCTGAGGAAGAAATTGAATGTAAATATAACTTGATTATATAGCATCTTCTTTTCGAGCGTAGAATGTTAGATAAAGTTTTACAAAATCGTTTGGAACAGAGAAAAGAAGGCATATACAAAGATACTTCATCCAAATTTTGAAATAAAAAACATAGAAAGGAGAAAAGCATATGGTTTCACATAAACAATCAATCCATAAAACTCAACTTTCTAAAACAAAAAAACAACCCCTAAAAGTAACCATAGATCGCCCTATAGGTTATGTCGACAAATTCGGCAATGTCTATCCGCTGAATTATGGGTTTGTGGAAGGTGTCATTGGTGGTGACGGGGAAGAACAGGATGTTTACATTTTATCGAGAGAGATTTCTGAGCCAATTGATACGTTTCAAGGAGATTTAATTGCGGTGATTACCCGAAATGATGATGTGGAAGATAAATGGGTCGTCGCACCGCCGAATGAGAATTTCACCATAGAGGAAATTATGGAGAAAGTACATTTTATTGAGCAATATTTTGATTCGGAAATTAAATTGATTTAGGTGAAAATGAAAATACAGCCACCGAAAAAGGAGGCGGAAAAAATGGAAGAAAGATTTGAAAAAATTTATACCCAAGGGAAACTCAACATTATGGAAATTTGGGTTGATAAAGAAACCGGTGTACAATATGTATACCATTTGGCTGGTTATGCGGGTGGGATGTCGCCGCTTTTGGACGCAGATGGGAAACCGTTACTTGCAGATTTATCTAAGCTTAATGGCGCTGAGTAAAGTGGAAAATTGATTTCTAGTCAAATGAAAACAGGAATTCTCTATTTAGAAAGAAGAGAATTCCTGTTTTTTTTATGCCAAGTTACTTGATTGGTTACTGTTAAAAAGTTTATTCCATACCTACAACTGCTTCAACGCAAGCTCCGTCAAATTCTCCACAGTAAATCCAAATCGCTCTGCTAGCTCGTCTCCCGGGCCAGACATTCCGAATGAATCAATCGCGAGGATTTCGCCTGTGTCGCCAAGATATTTATGCCAACCGTATGATGCGCCCATTTCTGCGACGAAGCGTTTTTTCACTGCTTTTGGTAAAATGGACTCTTTGTATTCGGGGCTTTGTTTGTCGAATAAATCAAAGCTTGGCATGCTGACTACGCGTGCGCCGAAGCCTTTTTTAGCGAGATTGTCTCTGACAGCTGTCATTAGGTGTACTTCGGATCCAGAAGCGAGTAAGATAATATCTAGTTTATCAAGCGGGGAATCGGCTAAGATGTAAGCTCCTTTTGCAAGTCCGGTTTTCGCTTTTGCTGCGCTATTTGGTAAAATTGGCAGGTTTTGGCGGCTGAGGACGAGCATGGTTGGTTGTTCTTTTTGAGTAAAGGCATAGCGGTATGCTTCGACGGTTTCGTTACCGTCAGCTGGTCGGATGACATGAAGTCCAGGCATAGCGCGGAAGGATGCGAGATGCTCGATTGGTTCGTGCGTTGGACCGTCTTCACCGACTGCGATGGAATCATGGGTCATAATGAAGGTGGATGGAATGCCCATTAAGGCTGCTGAACGAATCGCGGAACGTAGATAATCTGAGAATACGAAGAATGTCGCGCCGAATGCTTGAACTCCGCCGTGAAGCGTCATTCCGTTGACTGCTGCTCCCATTGCGAACTCGCGAACGCCGAATGAGATATTTTTGGCCGCATAGTTACCTGGAGCAAATCGTTCACTAGCTTTTAAATTGGTTTTGTTGGAGGAAGCCAAATCAGCCGCGCCACCAAATAAGTTGGGTAGTTTTTTCTCCAATTCTTGTAGAACAATTCCTGATACTTCACGAGTTGCAACGGCTTTGTCCACATTTTCATCGAAAACAGGTAGTTCTGCATCCCAATCCGCATTCAAATTATCATCCATCAATTGTTGCAAGTTTTCTGCCAGAGCTGGATATTTTTGTTTGTAAGCATTGAATGTCCGGAGCCAGCTGCTTTCACTCGCGCGACCTTTAGAATGATAAAATTCTTTCTGATTTTCGACAGTTTTTGGTAATTCAAAAGGTGGCATTTGCCAATCGTAAGCTTCTTTTGCTAGTTTGAGTTCTTTTTCGCCAAGTGGGGAGCCGTGTGCCGCTGATTTTCCGGCTTTTCCAGGGCTACCATAACCGATGACCGTCTTCACTTCGATTAAAGTAGGGCGGGATTTCTCGGTTTTTGCGAGATGGATTGCTGCATCAAGCGCATCTAAGTCGTTTCCGTCGTCCACACGTAGCGTTTGCCAACCGGCTGCTCGGAAGCGGAGTTCGATGTCTTCTGAAAACGACTCGTTTAAATCACCATCAAGTGAAATATCGTTTGAATCATATAAAACAACTAATTTTCCCAGTTTTAAATGGCCGGCAAGGGATGCAGCTTCGTAGGAAATACCTTCCATCAAACAGCCATCACCGCATAGCACATAGGTATTATGGTCAACAACCGGGAATTCGGGTTGGTTAAATTTGGCGCCAAGGTGAGCCTCGGCCATTGCCATCCCGACTCCCATCGCGAAACCTTGACCAAGTGGACCGGTAGTTGCATCTACACCAACCGTATGAGCAAACTCAGGATGACCGGGCGTTTTACTGCCAGTTTGGCGGAAGTTTTTCAGCTCGCTCATTGGTAAATCATAACCAAATAGATGTAGCAAACTATAAAGCATTGCCGAACCGTGACCAGCTGACAAAACGAAGCGATCACGGTTAAACCAAGTTGGATGTTCTGGATTGAATTTTAAATGATTTTTCCAAAGCGAGAAAGCCATTGGTGCGGCTCCCATCGGTAAACCGGGATGGCCGGAGTTCGCTTTTTCAATCATATCCATTGATAATACGCGAATCGAGTTAACCATTTGTTCATCAATTCTGCTCATATTAATTGCCTTCTTTCTGGCTGAACGCTTCCCAATCTTTTAAAAATCCTTCAATACCTTTATCAGTCAAAGGATGAGACCAAAGTTTCGGGAAAAGGCTTCCTGGGATAGTCGCGATATGTGCTCCGGCTTCAGCGGCTTCTTCTAAATGTCCAATATGACGGATACTTGCTGAAATGATTTCTGCTTTTAGCCCATAATTATCAAGCACTTTTTTCAAGTTTTTAATTAAAATCATTCCGTCTGTACCAATATCATCTAGTCTTCCTAAGAACGGGCTAATATAAGTCGCGCCAGCTTTTGCAGCCATTAATCCTTGGGAAACAGTGAAAATAAGCGTAACATTTGTTTTAATGCCTTCAGCTGTGAGGGTATGGACTGCTTTTAAACCTTCTTCCGTCATAGGAATTTTTACTACTACATTTGGCGCCCATTTTGCTAGAATTCGAGCTTCTTCGACCATTTTGTCTGCTTCGAGGCCGATAACTTCTGCACTAACTGGGCCGTCTACGATAGAACAAATTTCTTTAATTACTTCTTCAAATGGCCGACCTTCTTTTGCGATGATGGTTGGGTTGGTTGTCACACCGTCCACTAAACCAAGTTCGCTAATTCGTTTTATTTCCGATACGCTTGCTGTGTCCAAGAAAAATTTCATTATTTACTCGCTCCATTCTCTCAGCTGAACTTTAAAGCTGAATACTTTATTTAATCGTATAACCGCCGTCGATAATAAGGTTTTCACCAGTAATGAGGCTCGCTGCGTCACTTACTAAAAAGAGGGCACATGCGGCAACTTCTTCTGGATAACCAAATCTACCGGCTGGAATTAATTTTTTCATGTCTTCACCGACTTGACCGGCCCAAGCTTTTTTGCCAAGTTCTGTCAAGATAACAGTTGGGGAAATCGCATTGACATTAATGTTGTAAGGCGCCCATTCCATTGCTAGCACTTGCGTCATAGAAACAATCGCTGCTTTACTAGCACAGTAGGCAACGTGTTTATCAAGTGCGATGACAGAAGCTTGAGAGGCCATATTAACGATTTTTCCGCCACCAGTTGCAATCATTTCACGACCGATAATTTGCGCCATTAAGAATGAACCTTTTAAGTTCAGCTCCATTGTTTTATCCCAGTATTCTTCTGGTAAATCTTCTGCTTTTTCGAGAAGCGCGACACCAGCTGAATTGGCCAAAATATCGATTTTTGGATAGACTTTTTTAATTTCGGCAACGACTTTTTCGATGTTTTCTTTTTTAGTAATATCGACTTGAAGTGCGAGCGTTCTTGATGGGTTGATTTGCGCTGCGACATCTTTTACATCTTCTTTAATATCAAGCAAGACAACATAAGCGCCTTTTTCGGAAAAAAGTTCTGCCATTGCTTTACCAATCCCGCTTGCTGCTCCAGTTACCACGGCTACTTTGTCTGTAATGTTAAAATCTTTATCAAAGCCTTTAAAAGTCATTTTTCATTACCTCCAATAATTTTTTATCTATTTTTTTGGTCGATTTCTTCCATTAAATCTACTTTTGCTTGGGAGCGTCCGCCCGAAAAGTCACTATCAAGCCATATATCGAGTAGAGATACAGCAAGGGATGGACCGATTACTAAGGCACCCATGGTCATAATATGTGCGTCGTTACTTTTTCTTGAGCGTTCTGCTGAATAGGAATCATGAATTTGTGCTGCTCGAATGCCGTGAATTTTGTTTGCTGTAATGGCCATTCCAATACCTGTACCGCAAATGAGAATCCCCCGGTCGAAATCGTTATTTTTAACTTCTAGCGCTACTTTTTCGGCAATGCTTGGATAAAGTACCTTTTCATCTTCAAAACTGCCGAAATCAGTAAACTCAATATTTTTCTCCTTTAAACGTGCGATCAGGGTTTGTTTTAATTCGTAACCCATTTCGTCACAACCAATTGCGATTTTCATACTAACTCATCCTTTCGTTTTGCTAACAATAGAAACAATGTCGGCAAAATTTTGCGGTTTATGGCCAAATCTTCCGACGAATAAACCATCGACATTTTTTTGACGGACAATTTCTGCGGCGTTTTCTTTGCTGACCGATCCACCGTAAATAATTCTTACGAGCGTTTCATCACCGCCTAGTTCACGAATGATTTCACGCAAAGCTTGATGCGCGTTTTCGATGTAACTGGTGTCAGCGGAATTTGCCTTGCCAATCGCCCATTCTGGTTCATAAGCCAGAACAACATTTTTTAATTGTGCTACTTGAATGGGGGTAAACAGCGCTTCGAGTTGTTTTTGAAGGACGCTTTTCAACTCGTTTGTATCATTCGCACGAAGACTTTCGCCAACACATACAACAGGAGTGATTTCTTCGTCCAGCGCAAGTTTAATTTTCTTCGCTATCTCACTAGTTTTCTCATGAAAAAGGTTTTTGCGCTCTGCGTGACCAATTTCGACATAGTTCGCGTTTAAATCAATGATTGATTCTACCGAAAATTCACCAGTTAGCGGGCCGGATTTCTCCGGCGCCATATTTTGTGGACCAAAGCCAAAGGATGTCCCCGCTAAAAGGTTGGCAGTCGTTTCGAGTGTGCCCATAGAAGGAAAGATAAACGTATCCACATCAGAAAAATTTTCAAGAAGAGGGATAGTCGCTTCTAACCATTCAGATGTCTTGGCCCGAGTGTTAATATAGTTTTTCATATTAATTCCAACTAAGGGTTTACGCATAAATCAGACCGCCTTTTTTAAATTTTCTAAAATGACATTCATTAACATCCAAGACGATTCAGAGCCAGGATCAAGATGACCGATTGCTCGTTCGCCAAGTCTTAGTGCGCGACCTTTCTTAGCAATAAGTGGGATAGTGGACTGAGCGCCAGCATGCATAGCATCTACAAATGCGGAAAAAGTTTCGATTGGATCTGCATTTGCATCTCGATTTTGAAGCACTTCCACGCCAGGCAAGAAGGCGTCCATCATCGTTTTATCACCAAGTTCGGCTTTTCCGCGATGTTGAACCGCAGCGGCCCCATTTATAATCATGCCGCAAAGCTCGTCGAAGTTAACCTCCGTTTTCCCAGAAACATCAGCGCCACATTTCATAAAGAAACTGCCGTAAAGTGGGCCAGATGCGCCACCAACTTTTCCAAGGAGAATCATTCCGGATTTTTTAAGCAACGTTGCAATATCGGGAGAAGCAGTGAGTAATTCGTCTAATTGTTTATTCACTTCCCGAAAGCCAATGCTGAGATTGATTCCGTGGTCGCCGTCTCCAATATCCGAGTCCAGTCCGGTTAAGTAATCACGTTCTTTTTCAATTAGCGCTCCCATGTCCTGTAAAACGTGGCCGAAAAAAGCGCTATCCATAACTAATTCGCTCATTTTTATTCCTCCAGTAGTAATTTAGTCCACTTTGAAATAGGGTGTGTCGCACGGTGTATCTAAAAGATCTTTCAGTTCATCATCTAAACGAACCAGTGTGATTGACATACCAATCATATCCATCGAAGTTGCGTAGTTTCCAACAAGTGGGCTATGAATGTGTACACCTTTTTCTTTCAAAATTTCATCCACGCGGCGGTAACAAATATATTGGTCCATCACTGGTAAGCCACCTAGTCCATTTATTAGTACATGCACTTCTTCGCCAGCAGTTAATTTCATTTCTTCTATAAGATAGCCCATAATTTGATCGACTACTTTATCAGCTGGTTCGATGGAGGTCCGTTTAATACCAGGCTCACCGTGAATCCCCATACCAACTTCCATTTCGCCTTCTTTCATTTCGAAAATAGCTTTACCAGTTACAGGAAGGGTTGAAGAAGAAAGCGCAACTCCCATCGAGAACGTATTTGCATTAGCTTTTTCAGCAGCTTGTTTCACCGCATCCAAGTCAAGACCTTTTGCTGCTGCAGATGCCGCTGCTTTAAAGACGATTAAGTCACCAGCCACACCACGACGATCTTCTACATTTTCAGCAGAGTAAATATCATCTGTTACAAGCACTGTTTCAACGCGAATACCGTCGTCCGCTGCCATTTCAGCGCCCATATCAAAATTCATTACATCGCCAGCATAATTTCCGTACATATATAGACAACCTTTGCCACTATCAACAGCTTTTACTGCGTTATAACAAGGCTCTGGAGAAGGGGAGGTATTAATGTTTCCGACTACTGCCGCATCTGCGAAATCTTTCCCAACATACCCAAGGAAAAGTGGTTCATGACCAGAACCGCCACCAACAATAATCCGTACGCGAGGTTCTTCGCTCATTTGTTTGCTTACGATTACTCGTTTATCATTTTCTGCAAAATCTACGTATTTCCCTTGTGCCGCAACATAACCAGCTAACATTTCTTCTACTGCTTCATACCCATCATTCACTAAACGTCTCATTTTTCTTCCTCCTTCAAATTTTTATAAGAATAGTGATAGTAAAAATCCGCCAAGCACGCCGCCAACAACAGCAGCAGCCAAATTGACTACCGATTTAGAAAATTTACCGCCTGTTAAAAGGGAAGCTGTGAATACGCCAATACCAGCAGCAACCGCCATATCTACCCAAACCGTCCCAGATTGATAGATCATAGATTTTGGAATGCCGTGATTAATTGTCCAAACTGTACCAACGATAAATGCTGCTGCCATCCAACCTCCGATAGCGCCCCATTCATCAACCATTTTTCCCCACATCATTCGAATAGCAAAAGGGAATAAAAAGCCACCTGCAATCGTTGCTAATGCAATACCAATGCTCATTATTTACACTCCTTTTTAGACTAATTGATTTTCGTTTAAACGCTCTTCTTCTTGAATATTCATGCCAGGTTCTGTTTTTTCTTGTTTTGCTTCATGTTTTCTTGCCATATCTTTTTCAATTGCTGCTGCTACGATTCCAGCTAAAACTGCTCCAATCGCAACAAGACCAATCGTTGGAAGCGAACTTACTAACTCGCCACCACCACGCATAAAGACATCCCGCATAATTCCGCAAATCCCAATTCCGACAGCCATATCAACGAACGCTGCATCTTCATCATTTTCGATTAAACCAACATGGTGATTCATAAACCACATTGGACCAATAATAATGAATGCTGCCAGATAACCTCCAAAAATACCATAATTCTCGGCCAGTGGAGTCCAAACACTCATAACAATCATACCTGCGATACAAAAACCAATCATTCCTCTAAAGAATTTCATAATAAACTCCTTTCGAAAATAGTATTGTCATGTAAAAATTAATTTACATAGTTCCCAGTTATTACGTTTAATGCACATTTGTGAGTTCTAGTAGAATAGCTTCTTTGGATGGATTAACGAGAGATTGAACAGCGGCAGTAAATGCGCCTTCAACAAGCGGGGCATCGATGATGGTTGTTTTTTCAAGGAGGTCAGTGTCTAATAATTCAAGTGCTGTTTCGGCACTTAAGATAGCGCTTCCAATATCACAAAAAATATATATGTGTTCTGAATTAGTGCAGGTTGCGATGTTATCAGCTATCATGATTGCATTTGTGCCAAGACGCCCGTCGCCAGTACCGCCAGAAGAAATAATATGTACCGTATCTCCAACCATTTCAACAATCATTTCCTGGAGGCCTTCTGTGATTTTTTGACTGTGAGATACTAAAACAATACTTATCATTTGGTTGCTCCTTTCTGTTTTTAATTGTGTTTAGTTGCTATTTAAATCCTAACACACTTGTTTTTTATTGTAAAGTGTTATCTTTTGTTGTGTTTTGTAAAATATATTTGTGTTTTATTATTTTTTTGGGTAATATGTATATACATAAAGAAATCATTGATAGGTAAAAGGAGGGCGAGCAGATGTTTCCATTTGAAAGACAAAACAAAATAATTCATCTACTAGACCAAAATAGCAAAATAACTGTACCAGAATTAAGTCGTATCTTGGATGTCTCGATTAGCACCATCCGAAATGATTTATCTTCATTAGAAGAAAGCGGGATGATAAAAAAAGTACACGGGGGTGCGGTACTTTTAAAAAGTGAAGAGAAATTCACTAATTTTAACGACCGGATTATTCGCAACATCGAAGAAAAAGAAGCAATTGCGAAAGAAGCGGCGACTTTAGTAAAAAACAATCAAACAATTATCCTAGATGCGAGCTCGACAGCACTGGCGCTTGCAAAAGAATTACATGGCTTTTCAAGACTGACTGTCATTACGAGCGGACTTTATACGGCAATCGAACTAAAAGATAACCCGAATATTAGCGTCATTTTAACAGGCGGGATTGTAACAACGAATTCTTTCACATTGGAAGGTATTCTTGGCGCAAATTTAATCGAAAATATTCATGCTGATTTATGTTTTATGTCGGCGAAAGGTTTTACAATGGAAGAAGGCTTAACTGATTTCAATATTTACGAAACCGAGCTAAAACGACTACTTGCCAAACGTACTAACAAATTGATTGCACTTTTAGATCATACAAAAATGGGTGTAATTTCCACTGCGAGCATCACTTCAGCGGAAAACATTGATTTACTCATTACTGATAACAAAATAAATAAAGCTTTATACAAAAAATTCCAAGATGCGGGACTTCCGGTCAAAGTGGCAGAATAACATAGAAAATAAACTCTTTGGGCGAAATTTAGTTCAAAGAGATTTTTTTGATAGGAGAGGTAAGGATGGATTATAACATTACAAATGAATTACCAACTGCGGAGGAATTTGTTCAACTGCGAGTGGACGCTGGACTTAGTTTTCGTGCTATCGAAGCATCTCGTCAAGCACTTTTGAAAAGTGTATATTTTGTAGGTCTGCGGTCGAAGGAAAACGGTGCGCTTATTGGAATGGGACGGCTTGTTGGTGATGGGATTATGTTTATCGTTTCTGATATAGCAGTATTTCCAGCCTTTCAAGGTCTAGGCTTAGGAAAAGTAATTATGAAACACATGAAGAAT comes from Listeria monocytogenes and encodes:
- a CDS encoding inorganic diphosphatase, producing MVSHKQSIHKTQLSKTKKQPLKVTIDRPIGYVDKFGNVYPLNYGFVEGVIGGDGEEQDVYILSREISEPIDTFQGDLIAVITRNDDVEDKWVVAPPNENFTIEEIMEKVHFIEQYFDSEIKLI
- the rpiB gene encoding ribose 5-phosphate isomerase B, which encodes MKIAIGCDEMGYELKQTLIARLKEKNIEFTDFGSFEDEKVLYPSIAEKVALEVKNNDFDRGILICGTGIGMAITANKIHGIRAAQIHDSYSAERSRKSNDAHIMTMGALVIGPSLAVSLLDIWLDSDFSGGRSQAKVDLMEEIDQKNR
- a CDS encoding Lin0368 family putative glycerol transporter subunit; the protein is MKFFRGMIGFCIAGMIVMSVWTPLAENYGIFGGYLAAFIIIGPMWFMNHHVGLIENDEDAAFVDMAVGIGICGIMRDVFMRGGGELVSSLPTIGLVAIGAVLAGIVAAAIEKDMARKHEAKQEKTEPGMNIQEEERLNENQLV
- the dhaK2 gene encoding dihydroxyacetone kinase subunit DhaK2, whose amino-acid sequence is MRRLVNDGYEAVEEMLAGYVAAQGKYVDFAENDKRVIVSKQMSEEPRVRIIVGGGSGHEPLFLGYVGKDFADAAVVGNINTSPSPEPCYNAVKAVDSGKGCLYMYGNYAGDVMNFDMGAEMAADDGIRVETVLVTDDIYSAENVEDRRGVAGDLIVFKAAASAAAKGLDLDAVKQAAEKANANTFSMGVALSSSTLPVTGKAIFEMKEGEMEVGMGIHGEPGIKRTSIEPADKVVDQIMGYLIEEMKLTAGEEVHVLINGLGGLPVMDQYICYRRVDEILKEKGVHIHSPLVGNYATSMDMIGMSITLVRLDDELKDLLDTPCDTPYFKVD
- a CDS encoding triose-phosphate isomerase, coding for MRKPLVGINMKNYINTRAKTSEWLEATIPLLENFSDVDTFIFPSMGTLETTANLLAGTSFGFGPQNMAPEKSGPLTGEFSVESIIDLNANYVEIGHAERKNLFHEKTSEIAKKIKLALDEEITPVVCVGESLRANDTNELKSVLQKQLEALFTPIQVAQLKNVVLAYEPEWAIGKANSADTSYIENAHQALREIIRELGGDETLVRIIYGGSVSKENAAEIVRQKNVDGLFVGRFGHKPQNFADIVSIVSKTKG
- a CDS encoding DUF6440 family protein gives rise to the protein MQPPKKEAEKMEERFEKIYTQGKLNIMEIWVDKETGVQYVYHLAGYAGGMSPLLDADGKPLLADLSKLNGAE
- a CDS encoding SDR family oxidoreductase is translated as MTFKGFDKDFNITDKVAVVTGAASGIGKAMAELFSEKGAYVVLLDIKEDVKDVAAQINPSRTLALQVDITKKENIEKVVAEIKKVYPKIDILANSAGVALLEKAEDLPEEYWDKTMELNLKGSFLMAQIIGREMIATGGGKIVNMASQASVIALDKHVAYCASKAAIVSMTQVLAMEWAPYNINVNAISPTVILTELGKKAWAGQVGEDMKKLIPAGRFGYPEEVAACALFLVSDAASLITGENLIIDGGYTIK
- the tkt gene encoding transketolase, giving the protein MSRIDEQMVNSIRVLSMDMIEKANSGHPGLPMGAAPMAFSLWKNHLKFNPEHPTWFNRDRFVLSAGHGSAMLYSLLHLFGYDLPMSELKNFRQTGSKTPGHPEFAHTVGVDATTGPLGQGFAMGVGMAMAEAHLGAKFNQPEFPVVDHNTYVLCGDGCLMEGISYEAASLAGHLKLGKLVVLYDSNDISLDGDLNESFSEDIELRFRAAGWQTLRVDDGNDLDALDAAIHLAKTEKSRPTLIEVKTVIGYGSPGKAGKSAAHGSPLGEKELKLAKEAYDWQMPPFELPKTVENQKEFYHSKGRASESSWLRTFNAYKQKYPALAENLQQLMDDNLNADWDAELPVFDENVDKAVATREVSGIVLQELEKKLPNLFGGAADLASSNKTNLKASERFAPGNYAAKNISFGVREFAMGAAVNGMTLHGGVQAFGATFFVFSDYLRSAIRSAALMGIPSTFIMTHDSIAVGEDGPTHEPIEHLASFRAMPGLHVIRPADGNETVEAYRYAFTQKEQPTMLVLSRQNLPILPNSAAKAKTGLAKGAYILADSPLDKLDIILLASGSEVHLMTAVRDNLAKKGFGARVVSMPSFDLFDKQSPEYKESILPKAVKKRFVAEMGASYGWHKYLGDTGEILAIDSFGMSGPGDELAERFGFTVENLTELALKQL
- the fsa gene encoding fructose-6-phosphate aldolase, with amino-acid sequence MKFFLDTASVSEIKRISELGLVDGVTTNPTIIAKEGRPFEEVIKEICSIVDGPVSAEVIGLEADKMVEEARILAKWAPNVVVKIPMTEEGLKAVHTLTAEGIKTNVTLIFTVSQGLMAAKAGATYISPFLGRLDDIGTDGMILIKNLKKVLDNYGLKAEIISASIRHIGHLEEAAEAGAHIATIPGSLFPKLWSHPLTDKGIEGFLKDWEAFSQKEGN
- the dhaL2 gene encoding dihydroxyacetone kinase ADP-binding subunit DhaL2, which codes for MSELVMDSAFFGHVLQDMGALIEKERDYLTGLDSDIGDGDHGINLSIGFREVNKQLDELLTASPDIATLLKKSGMILLGKVGGASGPLYGSFFMKCGADVSGKTEVNFDELCGMIINGAAAVQHRGKAELGDKTMMDAFLPGVEVLQNRDANADPIETFSAFVDAMHAGAQSTIPLIAKKGRALRLGERAIGHLDPGSESSWMLMNVILENLKKAV
- a CDS encoding Lin0368 family putative glycerol transporter subunit is translated as MSIGIALATIAGGFLFPFAIRMMWGKMVDEWGAIGGWMAAAFIVGTVWTINHGIPKSMIYQSGTVWVDMAVAAGIGVFTASLLTGGKFSKSVVNLAAAVVGGVLGGFLLSLFL